The following proteins come from a genomic window of Lolium rigidum isolate FL_2022 chromosome 5, APGP_CSIRO_Lrig_0.1, whole genome shotgun sequence:
- the LOC124656847 gene encoding endoglucanase 22-like, with protein MSQRSARRAVLPPAAPPVLLLAAAVLALLSLAAATAAAAAEADAAPDYGAALSKSLLYFEAQRSGRLPYGQRVRWRGHSGLTDGLQQGVDLVGGYYDAGDHVKFGLPMAFTVTMLAWGVVEFGDDVQAAGEWGHALEAIKWGTDYFVKAHTEPFVYWAEVGDGDTDHYCWQRPEDMTTSRQAYRVDKDNPGSDLVAETAAALAAASLVFRRSTEHHDYADLLLRHARQLFEFADRYRGNYDSSIKQAHSFYTSVSGYRDELLWAAFWLHRATGEDAYLRYAVDHARSLAGGAGWPMTEFSWENKYAGLQVLAAKVRHQRT; from the exons ATGAGCCAGCGCAGCGCCCGTCGGGCGGTTCTCCcacccgccgcgccgccggtgctgctcctggccgccgccgtcctcgcgcTGTTGTCTCTCGCGGCCGccacggcggcagcggcagcggaggCGGATGCGGCGCCGGACTACGGTGCCGCGCTGTCGAAGAGCCTGCTCTACTTCGAGGCGCAGCGGTCGGGGCGTCTGCCGTACGGGCAGCGCGTGCGGTGGCGCGGCCACTCGGGGCTCACCGACGGGCTGCAGCAGGGCGTGGACCTGGTGGGCGGGTACTACGACGCCGGCGACCACGTCAAGTTCGGCCTGCCCATGGCCTTCACCGTCACCATGCTCGCCTGGGGCGTCGTCGAGTTCggggacgacgtccaggccgccgGGGAGTGGGGGCACGCGCTGGAGGCCATCAAGTGGGGCACCGACTACTTCGTCAAGGCGCACACAGAGCCATTCGTCTACTGGGCAGAG GTTGGGGACGGCGACACGGACCACTACTGCTGGCAGCGGCCGGAGGACATGACAACGTCGCGGCAGGCGTACCGCGTGGACAAGGACAACCCGGGATCCGACCTCGTCGCCGAGACGGCCGCGGCGCTCGCCGCCGCATCCCTCGTCTTCCGCCGCTCCACCGAGCACCACGACTACGCGGACCTCCTGCTCCGGCACGCGCGGCAGCTGTTCGAGTTCGCGGACAGGTACCGGGGCAACTACGACAGCAGCATCAAGCAGGCGCACAGCTTCTACACCTCCGTCAGCGGCTACCGGGACGAGCTGCTCTGGGCGGCCTTCTGGCTGCACCGGGCCACGGGCGAGGACGCGTACCTCCGCTACGCCGTCGACCACGCCCGCTccctcgccggcggcgccgggtggCCCATGACCGAGTTCAGCTGGGAGAACAAGTACGCCGGACTACAGGTCCTCGCCGCCAAGGTACGCCACCAACGCACCTAG